One Chroococcidiopsis sp. TS-821 genomic window carries:
- the cas7u gene encoding type I-U CRISPR-associated RAMP protein Csb1/Cas7u, translating to MLNVITVEFESALPTVKPPTFLDVGVSQAYLPWEQRLDVVLHTPQATANLIEDSIWDSVNHTLIPELAGLPFVEIYTKSGQYIASTLDLPHRLGTGYLLKNKHAQLDGQRFREGLRQRIRDSGVYQAAFALCPMSIVLGSFYAHIAGVYRIPRVLSGEFVAENAISMPTGGAVHDPVSARGKGVNLKHMFAVKNDKDQAVKKPSEAGLGNIVYVRESFKAQRYIGRFVIDTRLVDKSNLDSRAKHLIQVLSEYLVRRLLSEPVTLRTECYLIPQSETGLQKLSPLEELEQQVKAAIENCADLFEKVRVVVPDDQVQFAEEEEAVEA from the coding sequence ATGCTTAACGTAATTACTGTCGAATTTGAATCTGCCCTGCCCACTGTTAAACCTCCTACCTTTTTAGATGTCGGTGTTTCTCAAGCCTATTTACCTTGGGAACAGCGGCTTGATGTTGTATTACACACACCGCAAGCAACAGCTAATTTAATTGAAGATAGCATTTGGGACAGCGTGAATCATACTCTAATTCCTGAACTTGCGGGATTACCTTTTGTCGAAATCTATACAAAATCAGGGCAGTACATCGCTAGCACTTTAGATCTACCTCACCGTTTGGGAACTGGCTATCTACTCAAGAACAAACACGCCCAACTCGATGGGCAACGGTTTCGCGAAGGCTTGCGACAGCGGATTAGAGACAGCGGAGTTTATCAAGCGGCATTTGCGCTGTGTCCTATGAGTATTGTTCTAGGCAGCTTTTATGCCCATATTGCTGGAGTATACCGCATTCCCCGAGTTCTATCGGGCGAGTTTGTTGCAGAAAATGCAATTTCCATGCCGACTGGCGGGGCAGTTCACGATCCGGTTTCTGCTCGTGGTAAAGGAGTGAATCTCAAGCATATGTTTGCTGTCAAAAATGACAAGGATCAGGCAGTGAAAAAACCAAGTGAAGCAGGTTTAGGAAATATTGTTTACGTGCGTGAAAGTTTTAAAGCACAACGCTATATAGGACGATTTGTGATCGATACTCGTCTGGTCGATAAATCTAACTTAGATAGTCGAGCTAAGCATCTGATTCAGGTACTGAGTGAATATCTCGTGCGTCGCTTACTATCTGAGCCTGTGACGTTACGGACTGAATGCTATTTGATACCCCAGTCAGAGACAGGTTTGCAGAAATTGTCTCCTCTTGAGGAATTAGAGCAGCAAGTCAAAGCTGCGATTGAAAATTGTGCGGATCTGTTTGAAAAAGTACGGGTTGTCGTACCAGATGACCAAGTGCAATTTGCTGAAGAAGAGGAAGCTGTTGAAGCATGA
- the csx17 gene encoding type I-U CRISPR-associated protein Csx17 — MVTATKAVAFPHLTPTTAIAWLKAVGLLRLSGARGYWDDCFYLLDISAEDLVKNILNNYQPKPFLSPWNNGSLVNKNEFQRVLASQSERYRLMREGYAELQNAMQSLDTVGQSAAQKKLTLMADLPKRVGNHHWLEWINAVGLMTNTQTGSRFLCNDLLGTGGNIGTTEFCTAYFQVCTQLWDLDTGEPSPETAAFIRASVLGESQSKTLLPQALLGHTYPVADYFDDLAPAGTSPADYLDNGGRSSQLANPVDLILYLEGATTFTGKAIPLNEVAEGGQEYTIAAYPLLLEVNSGSADTSDRTGRAYEVWLPLWEQPMDWEDFQDIVTTDLAFRLKNQVVDTIDMLDVITQANDYCGGLSRFARFGLWTRKGQGKYLIYVGLATPGKTDFAAELRKWRLQARPSEKQPQAQYNLLTAIQKTLYRLQQGNAEVTTAIRLLGQLEVLHGRIKTKVPPVPQLSEKWVEAVYQEYPMAEVELAAALASTAPTHVDSGHSYPFRRLLSSARYGNNDTWFWSDEHHHKLKTFSLEALCVSLLHLWNELWERDKYHPAHGWTYRASPSAIATFIAGRTNDQLILELALGFALCKIPSKLAPFSHTQPLPEPYKYAASLQWCRNTSLSAQTVNALLAGSTVPLSRQLAAMQKLVVLPSAIAVGKRCALALVFPCQPFHQLGEAHA, encoded by the coding sequence ATGGTAACAGCAACTAAGGCAGTCGCCTTTCCTCATCTAACACCCACAACCGCGATCGCATGGTTAAAAGCCGTGGGATTATTGCGATTGTCTGGAGCTAGAGGTTACTGGGATGACTGTTTTTATTTACTAGATATATCAGCAGAAGATTTAGTTAAGAACATCCTCAACAACTATCAACCGAAACCTTTTCTTAGTCCTTGGAATAACGGCAGCCTTGTCAACAAAAATGAGTTTCAGCGAGTTTTAGCATCTCAATCTGAGCGCTATAGATTGATGCGCGAGGGATACGCGGAACTACAAAATGCGATGCAATCGTTGGACACCGTAGGACAATCAGCGGCGCAAAAAAAGCTAACGCTGATGGCTGATCTCCCTAAGCGAGTGGGCAACCATCACTGGTTGGAATGGATTAATGCAGTTGGGCTAATGACCAACACGCAAACAGGATCGAGGTTTCTTTGCAATGACTTACTCGGAACGGGCGGTAATATAGGCACAACGGAATTTTGTACAGCTTATTTCCAAGTTTGCACGCAACTGTGGGATTTAGACACAGGAGAACCATCACCTGAGACAGCAGCCTTTATTCGAGCTTCGGTGTTGGGCGAGTCGCAGTCAAAAACACTACTACCGCAAGCTTTATTGGGTCATACTTATCCAGTTGCTGACTATTTCGACGACTTAGCTCCTGCGGGTACGTCTCCAGCAGACTATTTAGATAACGGTGGTAGATCATCGCAACTGGCTAATCCTGTTGACTTGATTCTGTATCTTGAAGGAGCCACAACATTTACAGGGAAAGCAATTCCGCTTAATGAAGTTGCAGAAGGCGGTCAGGAATACACCATAGCGGCTTATCCACTGCTTTTAGAGGTGAACTCTGGGAGTGCAGATACGAGCGATCGCACTGGGCGGGCGTATGAAGTTTGGCTACCTTTGTGGGAGCAACCAATGGACTGGGAAGACTTTCAAGATATAGTCACAACCGACTTGGCGTTTCGGCTCAAAAATCAGGTCGTCGATACCATCGATATGCTCGATGTCATTACTCAAGCAAATGACTATTGCGGAGGACTATCCCGATTTGCTCGATTTGGTCTTTGGACGCGCAAAGGGCAGGGCAAATACCTAATTTATGTAGGACTTGCTACCCCTGGAAAAACAGATTTTGCCGCTGAACTAAGAAAATGGCGACTGCAAGCGCGTCCTAGCGAAAAACAACCGCAAGCACAATACAACCTACTCACAGCGATTCAGAAAACGCTTTATCGCCTGCAACAAGGTAATGCGGAGGTCACTACAGCTATTCGTCTTTTAGGGCAGCTAGAGGTATTGCACGGTCGAATTAAAACCAAAGTGCCTCCAGTTCCGCAACTCAGTGAGAAATGGGTTGAAGCAGTTTATCAAGAATATCCGATGGCTGAAGTTGAGTTAGCCGCTGCATTGGCGAGTACTGCACCGACACACGTAGATTCTGGTCATTCATACCCGTTTCGACGGCTGTTGTCATCGGCAAGATATGGCAATAACGACACTTGGTTTTGGTCGGATGAACATCACCACAAGTTGAAGACGTTTTCTTTAGAAGCGTTGTGCGTATCGCTACTTCACTTGTGGAATGAACTGTGGGAAAGAGATAAATATCATCCTGCCCACGGTTGGACGTACCGCGCTAGCCCTTCGGCGATCGCCACTTTCATCGCTGGACGTACCAACGATCAGCTAATTCTAGAGCTAGCTTTGGGGTTCGCACTTTGTAAAATTCCTAGCAAATTAGCACCTTTTTCTCATACTCAGCCTTTACCAGAGCCTTACAAATATGCTGCCTCTCTTCAGTGGTGCCGCAATACCTCGTTGAGCGCTCAGACTGTAAATGCTTTATTGGCTGGCTCTACTGTACCGCTAAGTCGGCAACTTGCCGCAATGCAAAAGCTAGTGGTATTGCCGAGTGCGATCGCTGTTGGTAAACGCTGTGCGCTGGCGCTTGTTTTTCCCTGTCAACCTTTTCATCAATTAGGAGAAGCTCATGCTTAA